One region of Chaetodon auriga isolate fChaAug3 chromosome 5, fChaAug3.hap1, whole genome shotgun sequence genomic DNA includes:
- the fgfr1a gene encoding fibroblast growth factor receptor 1-A isoform X1, whose translation MPQRSEWSSSRRDVSGCSSLSRMLMRPSVLLFLALFAQVLRTQCQPANAGEVSVETQAELFTLCLGDRLDLSCPARDPVHAVNWTKDHVAVVDGEHTRIRNGQLEIETVELMDSGLYACTTFGNHSVYFNVTVDTLASSEDDDEDEESSSEEAKLLGSQKLLPMAPQWAHPEKMEKKLHAVPASKTVKFRCQASGNPTPTLKWYKNGKEFKRDHRIGGFKVRDHVWTIIMESVVPSDKGNYTCVVENQHGSINHTYQLDVVERSPHRPILQAGLPANRTAVVGSDVEFECKVFSDPQPHIQWLKHIELNGSRVGPDGLPYVRVLKHSGVNSSDAQVLTLYNVTEEESGEYICKVSNYIGQANQSAWLTVTRYPQSTAVPHYPPANHTYLEVVIYCVGFFFIAVMIAIAIIVKIRTSSKKSDFNSQLAVHKLAKSIPLRRQVTVSVDSSSSIHSGVMLVRPSRLSSSGSPMLSGVSEYELPQDPRWELPRDRLVLGKPLGEGCFGQVVMGEALGLDKEKPNRVTKVAVKMLKSDATEKDLSDLISEMEMMKIIGKHKNIINLLGACTQDGPLYVIVEYASKGNLREYLRARRPPGMEYCYNPDQVPVENMSIKDLVSCAYQVARGMEYLASKKCIHRDLAARNVLVTEDNVMKIADFGLARDIHHIDYYKKTTNGRLPVKWMAPEALFDRIYTHQSDVWSFGVLLWEIFTLGGSPYPGVPVEELFKLLKEGHRMDKPSTCTHELYMMMRDCWHAVPSQRPTFKQLVEDLDRCLAMTSNQEYLELSVPLDQYSPSYPDTRSSTCSSGEDSVFSHDAGAEEPCLPKFPPHSNGAAIKKR comes from the exons ATGCCCCAAAGGTCTGAATGGAGTTCCAGTCGCAGAGACGTCAGTGGTTGTAGCTCCCTCAGCAGGATGCTGATGAGGCCAAGTGTGCTTCTGTTTCTGGCTTTATTCGCCCAAGTTTTAAGGACCCAGTGCCAGCCCGCCAACGCTGGTGAAG TCTCTGTAGAAACGCAAGCAGAGCTGTTCACGCTCTGTCTTGGGGATCGTCTGGATCTGAGCTGCCCTGCCAGGGACCCCGTCCACGCCGTCAACTGGACCAAAGACCACGTGGCAGTCGTGGATGGAGAACACACGCGCATCCGCAACGGCCAGCTGGAGATCGAGACCGTGGAGCTGATGGACTCCGGTCTGTATGCCTGCACTACCTTCGGCAACCACAGCGTCTACTTCAACGTCACAG TCGATACCCTGGCCTCatctgaggatgatgatgaagatgaagagtcTTCGTCGGAGGAAGCCAAGCTGCTGGGAAGTCAAAAACTGCTGC CGATGGCACCACAGTGGGCGCATCCggaaaaaatggagaaaaagctTCACGCTGTTCCAGCCAGTAAGACCGTGAAGTTTCGCTGCCAGGCCAGCGGCAACCCGACTCCCACTCTGAAATGGTACAAGAATGGAAAGGAGTTCAAGAGAGACCATCGCATCGGAGGCTTCAAG GTCCGTGACCACGTGTGGACCATCATCATGGAGTCTGTAGTACCCTCTGACAAGGGAAACTACACCTGTGTGGTGGAGAACCAGCACGGCAGCATCAATCACACCTACCAGCTGGACGTTGTCG agcGTTCGCCCCACAGGCCGATCCTGCAGGCCGGCCTGCCGGCGAATCGCACCGCGGTGGTGGGCAGCGACGTGGAGTTTGAGTGCAAGGTGTTCAGCGACCCCCAGCCTCACATCCAGTGGCTGAAGCACATTGAGCTCAACGGGAGCCGAGTCGGTCCTGATGGTTTACCGTATGTCCGCGTCCTCAAG caTTCTGGGGTCAATAGCTCGGACGCTCAGGTGCTGACCCTCTACAAtgtgactgaggaggagagcggagagTATATATGTAAAGTGTCCAATTATATAGGACAGGCCAATCAGTCGGCCTGGCTGACTGTCACCAGATACCCACAGTCCACAG CCGTCCCGCACTATCCTCCAGCCAACCACACCTACCTGGAGGTGGTCATCTACTGCGTGGGGTTCTTCTTCATCGCCGTCATGATTGCCATCGCGATCATTGTCAAGATTCGCACGTCGTCGAAGAAGAGCGACTTCAACAGTCAGCTGGCCGTCCACAAGCTGGCCAAGAGCATCCCTCTGCGCAGACAGGTAACA GTCTCTGTGGACTCCAGCTCCTCCATCCACTCTGGAGTGATGCTGGTTCGTCCCTCCCGCCTCTCCTCCAGCGGATCTCCTATGCTGTCAGGGGTGTCTGAGTACGAGCTGCCCCAGGATCCCCGCTGGGAGCTTCCCCGGGACAG ACTCGTTCTCGGGAAGCCGCTGGGTGAAGGCTGCTTCGGTCAGGTGGTGATGGGAGAGGCGCTCGGTCTTGACAAAGAGAAGCCAAACCGTGTCACCAAGGTTGccgtcaaaatgttgaaat CTGACGCCACAGAGAAAGACCTGTCAGACCTGATTtcagagatggagatgatgaagatCATCGGGAAGCACAAGAACATCATTAATCTGCTGGGAGCCTGCACACAGGATG GTCCTCTGTACGTGATCGTAGAATATGCATCCAAGGGCAACTTGCGGGAGTACTTGCGAGCCCGGCGCCCACCAGGCATGGAGTACTGCTACAACCCAGACCAGGTTCCTGTGGAGAACATGTCCATCAAAGACCTGGTGTCCTGTGCTTACCAGGTGGCCCGAGGCATGGAGTACTTGGCCTCCAAAAAG tgCATCCACAGAGACCTCGCCGCTCGCAATGTTTTGGTAACGGAGGACAACGTGATGAAAATAGCGGACTTTGGCCTGGCAAGAGATATCCACCACATCGATTACTATAAGAAGACGACAAAC GGTCGTTTGCCAGTCAAGTGGATGGCTCCCGAGGCTCTGTTTGACCGGATATACACACACCAGAGTGATGT atgGTCTTTCGGGGTTCTGCTGTGGGAGATCTTCACCCTGGGAGGTTCTCCGTATCCCGGCGTCCCCGTGGAAGAGCTGTTCAAGCTGCTGAAGGAAGGTCACCGTATGGACAAGCCCTCAACGTGCACTCACGAGCT gtaTATGATGATGAGGGACTGCTGGCACGCCGTCCCGTCTCAGAGGCCCACGTTcaaacagctggtggaggatCTGGACCGCTGTCTGGCCATGACGTCCAACCAG GAGTATCTGGAGCTGTCCGTGCCTCTGGACCAATATTCGCCCAGCTACCCGGACACCCgcagctccacctgctcctcGGGCGAGGACTCGGTCTTCTCCCACGACGCCGGAGCCGAGGAGCCCTGCCTGCCAAAGTTCCCTCCCCACTCCAACGGGGCAGCCATTAAGAAACGCTGA
- the fgfr1a gene encoding fibroblast growth factor receptor 1-A isoform X2, which yields MPQRSEWSSSRRDVSGCSSLSRMLMRPSVLLFLALFAQVLRTQCQPANAGEVSVETQAELFTLCLGDRLDLSCPARDPVHAVNWTKDHVAVVDGEHTRIRNGQLEIETVELMDSGLYACTTFGNHSVYFNVTVDTLASSEDDDEDEESSSEEAKLLGSQKLLPMAPQWAHPEKMEKKLHAVPASKTVKFRCQASGNPTPTLKWYKNGKEFKRDHRIGGFKVRDHVWTIIMESVVPSDKGNYTCVVENQHGSINHTYQLDVVERSPHRPILQAGLPANRTAVVGSDVEFECKVFSDPQPHIQWLKHIELNGSRVGPDGLPYVRVLKHSGVNSSDAQVLTLYNVTEEESGEYICKVSNYIGQANQSAWLTVTRYPQSTAVPHYPPANHTYLEVVIYCVGFFFIAVMIAIAIIVKIRTSSKKSDFNSQLAVHKLAKSIPLRRQVSVDSSSSIHSGVMLVRPSRLSSSGSPMLSGVSEYELPQDPRWELPRDRLVLGKPLGEGCFGQVVMGEALGLDKEKPNRVTKVAVKMLKSDATEKDLSDLISEMEMMKIIGKHKNIINLLGACTQDGPLYVIVEYASKGNLREYLRARRPPGMEYCYNPDQVPVENMSIKDLVSCAYQVARGMEYLASKKCIHRDLAARNVLVTEDNVMKIADFGLARDIHHIDYYKKTTNGRLPVKWMAPEALFDRIYTHQSDVWSFGVLLWEIFTLGGSPYPGVPVEELFKLLKEGHRMDKPSTCTHELYMMMRDCWHAVPSQRPTFKQLVEDLDRCLAMTSNQEYLELSVPLDQYSPSYPDTRSSTCSSGEDSVFSHDAGAEEPCLPKFPPHSNGAAIKKR from the exons ATGCCCCAAAGGTCTGAATGGAGTTCCAGTCGCAGAGACGTCAGTGGTTGTAGCTCCCTCAGCAGGATGCTGATGAGGCCAAGTGTGCTTCTGTTTCTGGCTTTATTCGCCCAAGTTTTAAGGACCCAGTGCCAGCCCGCCAACGCTGGTGAAG TCTCTGTAGAAACGCAAGCAGAGCTGTTCACGCTCTGTCTTGGGGATCGTCTGGATCTGAGCTGCCCTGCCAGGGACCCCGTCCACGCCGTCAACTGGACCAAAGACCACGTGGCAGTCGTGGATGGAGAACACACGCGCATCCGCAACGGCCAGCTGGAGATCGAGACCGTGGAGCTGATGGACTCCGGTCTGTATGCCTGCACTACCTTCGGCAACCACAGCGTCTACTTCAACGTCACAG TCGATACCCTGGCCTCatctgaggatgatgatgaagatgaagagtcTTCGTCGGAGGAAGCCAAGCTGCTGGGAAGTCAAAAACTGCTGC CGATGGCACCACAGTGGGCGCATCCggaaaaaatggagaaaaagctTCACGCTGTTCCAGCCAGTAAGACCGTGAAGTTTCGCTGCCAGGCCAGCGGCAACCCGACTCCCACTCTGAAATGGTACAAGAATGGAAAGGAGTTCAAGAGAGACCATCGCATCGGAGGCTTCAAG GTCCGTGACCACGTGTGGACCATCATCATGGAGTCTGTAGTACCCTCTGACAAGGGAAACTACACCTGTGTGGTGGAGAACCAGCACGGCAGCATCAATCACACCTACCAGCTGGACGTTGTCG agcGTTCGCCCCACAGGCCGATCCTGCAGGCCGGCCTGCCGGCGAATCGCACCGCGGTGGTGGGCAGCGACGTGGAGTTTGAGTGCAAGGTGTTCAGCGACCCCCAGCCTCACATCCAGTGGCTGAAGCACATTGAGCTCAACGGGAGCCGAGTCGGTCCTGATGGTTTACCGTATGTCCGCGTCCTCAAG caTTCTGGGGTCAATAGCTCGGACGCTCAGGTGCTGACCCTCTACAAtgtgactgaggaggagagcggagagTATATATGTAAAGTGTCCAATTATATAGGACAGGCCAATCAGTCGGCCTGGCTGACTGTCACCAGATACCCACAGTCCACAG CCGTCCCGCACTATCCTCCAGCCAACCACACCTACCTGGAGGTGGTCATCTACTGCGTGGGGTTCTTCTTCATCGCCGTCATGATTGCCATCGCGATCATTGTCAAGATTCGCACGTCGTCGAAGAAGAGCGACTTCAACAGTCAGCTGGCCGTCCACAAGCTGGCCAAGAGCATCCCTCTGCGCAGACAG GTCTCTGTGGACTCCAGCTCCTCCATCCACTCTGGAGTGATGCTGGTTCGTCCCTCCCGCCTCTCCTCCAGCGGATCTCCTATGCTGTCAGGGGTGTCTGAGTACGAGCTGCCCCAGGATCCCCGCTGGGAGCTTCCCCGGGACAG ACTCGTTCTCGGGAAGCCGCTGGGTGAAGGCTGCTTCGGTCAGGTGGTGATGGGAGAGGCGCTCGGTCTTGACAAAGAGAAGCCAAACCGTGTCACCAAGGTTGccgtcaaaatgttgaaat CTGACGCCACAGAGAAAGACCTGTCAGACCTGATTtcagagatggagatgatgaagatCATCGGGAAGCACAAGAACATCATTAATCTGCTGGGAGCCTGCACACAGGATG GTCCTCTGTACGTGATCGTAGAATATGCATCCAAGGGCAACTTGCGGGAGTACTTGCGAGCCCGGCGCCCACCAGGCATGGAGTACTGCTACAACCCAGACCAGGTTCCTGTGGAGAACATGTCCATCAAAGACCTGGTGTCCTGTGCTTACCAGGTGGCCCGAGGCATGGAGTACTTGGCCTCCAAAAAG tgCATCCACAGAGACCTCGCCGCTCGCAATGTTTTGGTAACGGAGGACAACGTGATGAAAATAGCGGACTTTGGCCTGGCAAGAGATATCCACCACATCGATTACTATAAGAAGACGACAAAC GGTCGTTTGCCAGTCAAGTGGATGGCTCCCGAGGCTCTGTTTGACCGGATATACACACACCAGAGTGATGT atgGTCTTTCGGGGTTCTGCTGTGGGAGATCTTCACCCTGGGAGGTTCTCCGTATCCCGGCGTCCCCGTGGAAGAGCTGTTCAAGCTGCTGAAGGAAGGTCACCGTATGGACAAGCCCTCAACGTGCACTCACGAGCT gtaTATGATGATGAGGGACTGCTGGCACGCCGTCCCGTCTCAGAGGCCCACGTTcaaacagctggtggaggatCTGGACCGCTGTCTGGCCATGACGTCCAACCAG GAGTATCTGGAGCTGTCCGTGCCTCTGGACCAATATTCGCCCAGCTACCCGGACACCCgcagctccacctgctcctcGGGCGAGGACTCGGTCTTCTCCCACGACGCCGGAGCCGAGGAGCCCTGCCTGCCAAAGTTCCCTCCCCACTCCAACGGGGCAGCCATTAAGAAACGCTGA
- the fgfr1a gene encoding fibroblast growth factor receptor 1-A isoform X3, giving the protein MPQRSEWSSSRRDVSGCSSLSRMLMRPSVLLFLALFAQVLRTQCQPANAGEVSVETQAELFTLCLGDRLDLSCPARDPVHAVNWTKDHVAVVDGEHTRIRNGQLEIETVELMDSGLYACTTFGNHSVYFNVTVDTLASSEDDDEDEESSSEEAKLLGSQKLLPMAPQWAHPEKMEKKLHAVPASKTVKFRCQASGNPTPTLKWYKNGKEFKRDHRIGGFKVRDHVWTIIMESVVPSDKGNYTCVVENQHGSINHTYQLDVVERSPHRPILQAGLPANRTAVVGSDVEFECKVFSDPQPHIQWLKHIELNGSRVGPDGLPYVRVLKTAGLNTTDKEMEVLQLRNVSFDDAGEYTCLAGNSIGFSHHSAWLTVFEAVPHYPPANHTYLEVVIYCVGFFFIAVMIAIAIIVKIRTSSKKSDFNSQLAVHKLAKSIPLRRQVTVSVDSSSSIHSGVMLVRPSRLSSSGSPMLSGVSEYELPQDPRWELPRDRLVLGKPLGEGCFGQVVMGEALGLDKEKPNRVTKVAVKMLKSDATEKDLSDLISEMEMMKIIGKHKNIINLLGACTQDGPLYVIVEYASKGNLREYLRARRPPGMEYCYNPDQVPVENMSIKDLVSCAYQVARGMEYLASKKCIHRDLAARNVLVTEDNVMKIADFGLARDIHHIDYYKKTTNGRLPVKWMAPEALFDRIYTHQSDVWSFGVLLWEIFTLGGSPYPGVPVEELFKLLKEGHRMDKPSTCTHELYMMMRDCWHAVPSQRPTFKQLVEDLDRCLAMTSNQEYLELSVPLDQYSPSYPDTRSSTCSSGEDSVFSHDAGAEEPCLPKFPPHSNGAAIKKR; this is encoded by the exons ATGCCCCAAAGGTCTGAATGGAGTTCCAGTCGCAGAGACGTCAGTGGTTGTAGCTCCCTCAGCAGGATGCTGATGAGGCCAAGTGTGCTTCTGTTTCTGGCTTTATTCGCCCAAGTTTTAAGGACCCAGTGCCAGCCCGCCAACGCTGGTGAAG TCTCTGTAGAAACGCAAGCAGAGCTGTTCACGCTCTGTCTTGGGGATCGTCTGGATCTGAGCTGCCCTGCCAGGGACCCCGTCCACGCCGTCAACTGGACCAAAGACCACGTGGCAGTCGTGGATGGAGAACACACGCGCATCCGCAACGGCCAGCTGGAGATCGAGACCGTGGAGCTGATGGACTCCGGTCTGTATGCCTGCACTACCTTCGGCAACCACAGCGTCTACTTCAACGTCACAG TCGATACCCTGGCCTCatctgaggatgatgatgaagatgaagagtcTTCGTCGGAGGAAGCCAAGCTGCTGGGAAGTCAAAAACTGCTGC CGATGGCACCACAGTGGGCGCATCCggaaaaaatggagaaaaagctTCACGCTGTTCCAGCCAGTAAGACCGTGAAGTTTCGCTGCCAGGCCAGCGGCAACCCGACTCCCACTCTGAAATGGTACAAGAATGGAAAGGAGTTCAAGAGAGACCATCGCATCGGAGGCTTCAAG GTCCGTGACCACGTGTGGACCATCATCATGGAGTCTGTAGTACCCTCTGACAAGGGAAACTACACCTGTGTGGTGGAGAACCAGCACGGCAGCATCAATCACACCTACCAGCTGGACGTTGTCG agcGTTCGCCCCACAGGCCGATCCTGCAGGCCGGCCTGCCGGCGAATCGCACCGCGGTGGTGGGCAGCGACGTGGAGTTTGAGTGCAAGGTGTTCAGCGACCCCCAGCCTCACATCCAGTGGCTGAAGCACATTGAGCTCAACGGGAGCCGAGTCGGTCCTGATGGTTTACCGTATGTCCGCGTCCTCAAG ACCGCTGGCCTTAACACCACGGACAAGGAAATGGAAGTCCTCCAACtgagaaatgtgtcttttgaTGACGCTGGGGAGTATACCTGCTTGGCGGGCAATTCTATCGGGTTCTCTCATCACTCTGCATGGTTGACCGTTTTTGAAG CCGTCCCGCACTATCCTCCAGCCAACCACACCTACCTGGAGGTGGTCATCTACTGCGTGGGGTTCTTCTTCATCGCCGTCATGATTGCCATCGCGATCATTGTCAAGATTCGCACGTCGTCGAAGAAGAGCGACTTCAACAGTCAGCTGGCCGTCCACAAGCTGGCCAAGAGCATCCCTCTGCGCAGACAGGTAACA GTCTCTGTGGACTCCAGCTCCTCCATCCACTCTGGAGTGATGCTGGTTCGTCCCTCCCGCCTCTCCTCCAGCGGATCTCCTATGCTGTCAGGGGTGTCTGAGTACGAGCTGCCCCAGGATCCCCGCTGGGAGCTTCCCCGGGACAG ACTCGTTCTCGGGAAGCCGCTGGGTGAAGGCTGCTTCGGTCAGGTGGTGATGGGAGAGGCGCTCGGTCTTGACAAAGAGAAGCCAAACCGTGTCACCAAGGTTGccgtcaaaatgttgaaat CTGACGCCACAGAGAAAGACCTGTCAGACCTGATTtcagagatggagatgatgaagatCATCGGGAAGCACAAGAACATCATTAATCTGCTGGGAGCCTGCACACAGGATG GTCCTCTGTACGTGATCGTAGAATATGCATCCAAGGGCAACTTGCGGGAGTACTTGCGAGCCCGGCGCCCACCAGGCATGGAGTACTGCTACAACCCAGACCAGGTTCCTGTGGAGAACATGTCCATCAAAGACCTGGTGTCCTGTGCTTACCAGGTGGCCCGAGGCATGGAGTACTTGGCCTCCAAAAAG tgCATCCACAGAGACCTCGCCGCTCGCAATGTTTTGGTAACGGAGGACAACGTGATGAAAATAGCGGACTTTGGCCTGGCAAGAGATATCCACCACATCGATTACTATAAGAAGACGACAAAC GGTCGTTTGCCAGTCAAGTGGATGGCTCCCGAGGCTCTGTTTGACCGGATATACACACACCAGAGTGATGT atgGTCTTTCGGGGTTCTGCTGTGGGAGATCTTCACCCTGGGAGGTTCTCCGTATCCCGGCGTCCCCGTGGAAGAGCTGTTCAAGCTGCTGAAGGAAGGTCACCGTATGGACAAGCCCTCAACGTGCACTCACGAGCT gtaTATGATGATGAGGGACTGCTGGCACGCCGTCCCGTCTCAGAGGCCCACGTTcaaacagctggtggaggatCTGGACCGCTGTCTGGCCATGACGTCCAACCAG GAGTATCTGGAGCTGTCCGTGCCTCTGGACCAATATTCGCCCAGCTACCCGGACACCCgcagctccacctgctcctcGGGCGAGGACTCGGTCTTCTCCCACGACGCCGGAGCCGAGGAGCCCTGCCTGCCAAAGTTCCCTCCCCACTCCAACGGGGCAGCCATTAAGAAACGCTGA
- the fgfr1a gene encoding fibroblast growth factor receptor 1-A isoform X4 — protein sequence MPQRSEWSSSRRDVSGCSSLSRMLMRPSVLLFLALFAQVLRTQCQPANAGEVSVETQAELFTLCLGDRLDLSCPARDPVHAVNWTKDHVAVVDGEHTRIRNGQLEIETVELMDSGLYACTTFGNHSVYFNVTVDTLASSEDDDEDEESSSEEAKLLGSQKLLPMAPQWAHPEKMEKKLHAVPASKTVKFRCQASGNPTPTLKWYKNGKEFKRDHRIGGFKVRDHVWTIIMESVVPSDKGNYTCVVENQHGSINHTYQLDVVERSPHRPILQAGLPANRTAVVGSDVEFECKVFSDPQPHIQWLKHIELNGSRVGPDGLPYVRVLKTAGLNTTDKEMEVLQLRNVSFDDAGEYTCLAGNSIGFSHHSAWLTVFEAVPHYPPANHTYLEVVIYCVGFFFIAVMIAIAIIVKIRTSSKKSDFNSQLAVHKLAKSIPLRRQVSVDSSSSIHSGVMLVRPSRLSSSGSPMLSGVSEYELPQDPRWELPRDRLVLGKPLGEGCFGQVVMGEALGLDKEKPNRVTKVAVKMLKSDATEKDLSDLISEMEMMKIIGKHKNIINLLGACTQDGPLYVIVEYASKGNLREYLRARRPPGMEYCYNPDQVPVENMSIKDLVSCAYQVARGMEYLASKKCIHRDLAARNVLVTEDNVMKIADFGLARDIHHIDYYKKTTNGRLPVKWMAPEALFDRIYTHQSDVWSFGVLLWEIFTLGGSPYPGVPVEELFKLLKEGHRMDKPSTCTHELYMMMRDCWHAVPSQRPTFKQLVEDLDRCLAMTSNQEYLELSVPLDQYSPSYPDTRSSTCSSGEDSVFSHDAGAEEPCLPKFPPHSNGAAIKKR from the exons ATGCCCCAAAGGTCTGAATGGAGTTCCAGTCGCAGAGACGTCAGTGGTTGTAGCTCCCTCAGCAGGATGCTGATGAGGCCAAGTGTGCTTCTGTTTCTGGCTTTATTCGCCCAAGTTTTAAGGACCCAGTGCCAGCCCGCCAACGCTGGTGAAG TCTCTGTAGAAACGCAAGCAGAGCTGTTCACGCTCTGTCTTGGGGATCGTCTGGATCTGAGCTGCCCTGCCAGGGACCCCGTCCACGCCGTCAACTGGACCAAAGACCACGTGGCAGTCGTGGATGGAGAACACACGCGCATCCGCAACGGCCAGCTGGAGATCGAGACCGTGGAGCTGATGGACTCCGGTCTGTATGCCTGCACTACCTTCGGCAACCACAGCGTCTACTTCAACGTCACAG TCGATACCCTGGCCTCatctgaggatgatgatgaagatgaagagtcTTCGTCGGAGGAAGCCAAGCTGCTGGGAAGTCAAAAACTGCTGC CGATGGCACCACAGTGGGCGCATCCggaaaaaatggagaaaaagctTCACGCTGTTCCAGCCAGTAAGACCGTGAAGTTTCGCTGCCAGGCCAGCGGCAACCCGACTCCCACTCTGAAATGGTACAAGAATGGAAAGGAGTTCAAGAGAGACCATCGCATCGGAGGCTTCAAG GTCCGTGACCACGTGTGGACCATCATCATGGAGTCTGTAGTACCCTCTGACAAGGGAAACTACACCTGTGTGGTGGAGAACCAGCACGGCAGCATCAATCACACCTACCAGCTGGACGTTGTCG agcGTTCGCCCCACAGGCCGATCCTGCAGGCCGGCCTGCCGGCGAATCGCACCGCGGTGGTGGGCAGCGACGTGGAGTTTGAGTGCAAGGTGTTCAGCGACCCCCAGCCTCACATCCAGTGGCTGAAGCACATTGAGCTCAACGGGAGCCGAGTCGGTCCTGATGGTTTACCGTATGTCCGCGTCCTCAAG ACCGCTGGCCTTAACACCACGGACAAGGAAATGGAAGTCCTCCAACtgagaaatgtgtcttttgaTGACGCTGGGGAGTATACCTGCTTGGCGGGCAATTCTATCGGGTTCTCTCATCACTCTGCATGGTTGACCGTTTTTGAAG CCGTCCCGCACTATCCTCCAGCCAACCACACCTACCTGGAGGTGGTCATCTACTGCGTGGGGTTCTTCTTCATCGCCGTCATGATTGCCATCGCGATCATTGTCAAGATTCGCACGTCGTCGAAGAAGAGCGACTTCAACAGTCAGCTGGCCGTCCACAAGCTGGCCAAGAGCATCCCTCTGCGCAGACAG GTCTCTGTGGACTCCAGCTCCTCCATCCACTCTGGAGTGATGCTGGTTCGTCCCTCCCGCCTCTCCTCCAGCGGATCTCCTATGCTGTCAGGGGTGTCTGAGTACGAGCTGCCCCAGGATCCCCGCTGGGAGCTTCCCCGGGACAG ACTCGTTCTCGGGAAGCCGCTGGGTGAAGGCTGCTTCGGTCAGGTGGTGATGGGAGAGGCGCTCGGTCTTGACAAAGAGAAGCCAAACCGTGTCACCAAGGTTGccgtcaaaatgttgaaat CTGACGCCACAGAGAAAGACCTGTCAGACCTGATTtcagagatggagatgatgaagatCATCGGGAAGCACAAGAACATCATTAATCTGCTGGGAGCCTGCACACAGGATG GTCCTCTGTACGTGATCGTAGAATATGCATCCAAGGGCAACTTGCGGGAGTACTTGCGAGCCCGGCGCCCACCAGGCATGGAGTACTGCTACAACCCAGACCAGGTTCCTGTGGAGAACATGTCCATCAAAGACCTGGTGTCCTGTGCTTACCAGGTGGCCCGAGGCATGGAGTACTTGGCCTCCAAAAAG tgCATCCACAGAGACCTCGCCGCTCGCAATGTTTTGGTAACGGAGGACAACGTGATGAAAATAGCGGACTTTGGCCTGGCAAGAGATATCCACCACATCGATTACTATAAGAAGACGACAAAC GGTCGTTTGCCAGTCAAGTGGATGGCTCCCGAGGCTCTGTTTGACCGGATATACACACACCAGAGTGATGT atgGTCTTTCGGGGTTCTGCTGTGGGAGATCTTCACCCTGGGAGGTTCTCCGTATCCCGGCGTCCCCGTGGAAGAGCTGTTCAAGCTGCTGAAGGAAGGTCACCGTATGGACAAGCCCTCAACGTGCACTCACGAGCT gtaTATGATGATGAGGGACTGCTGGCACGCCGTCCCGTCTCAGAGGCCCACGTTcaaacagctggtggaggatCTGGACCGCTGTCTGGCCATGACGTCCAACCAG GAGTATCTGGAGCTGTCCGTGCCTCTGGACCAATATTCGCCCAGCTACCCGGACACCCgcagctccacctgctcctcGGGCGAGGACTCGGTCTTCTCCCACGACGCCGGAGCCGAGGAGCCCTGCCTGCCAAAGTTCCCTCCCCACTCCAACGGGGCAGCCATTAAGAAACGCTGA